A window from Aerococcus sp. Group 1 encodes these proteins:
- the ppc gene encoding phosphoenolpyruvate carboxylase — MPVKKLEANITQSMVKEEVHVLKEILDDTTHKMVGDQVFEMIQGLVDLSMKEDYKQLESVVAQLSNDEMVVVSRYFSILPLLINISEDVDFAYEINYQNNTDQDYLGKLALTIDRVSQSDQAKEILEHVNVVPVLTAHPTQVQRKTILELTNQIHHLLRKYHDVKAGVVNRDKWYTDLRRYVEIIMQTDIIREKKLTVRNEITNVTAYYNNSLIRAITKLSRQYRHLAAQKGIELDQAKPITMGMWIGGDRDGNPYVTAETLLLSATTQSEVILNYYIDKVHKLYRNFSLSTTLVDISPAMEALAAKSNDKSIYRENEPYRRAFHYIKAKLEQNLVEVKNGLKRDDQAPTPSYQNAEAFKADLLVIKESLLAHGEDALLTGDFNELVEAIDIFGFYLATIDMRQDSSVNEACVAELLKSAKIVDDYSSLSEPEKVKVLLKELLEDPRPLSSAHSEKSELLEKELKIFKTARFLKDQLGDQVIKQHIISHTESVSDMFELAIMLKEVGLVDPKQARVQIVPLFETIEDLENAQGIMEEFLSYDLVQNWIKANHGYQEVMLGYSDSNKDGGYLSSVWTLYKVQQELTQLGEDHGIKITFIHGRGGTVGRGGGPSYEAVTSQPFGSIKDRIRLTEQGEIIENKYGNQDVAYYNLEMLVSAAISRIVPGSVDKKADVEDFYQDMDDIVHYSNGVYRHLVFDTPEFYDYFFEATPIKEVSSLNIGSRPAARKTITEISGLRAIPWVFSWSQTRIMFPGWYGVGSAFKHFIDQDAGNLEKLQAMYQSWPFFHSLLSNVDMVLSKSNMNIAEQYAQLAESEEVRAVFTTIRDEWQLTKDILLAIENHNEFLATNPSLRASLDYRLPYFNVLNYIQIELIKRLRHNELDEDYEKLIHTTINGIATGLRNSG, encoded by the coding sequence GTGCCAGTCAAAAAGTTGGAAGCCAATATCACCCAATCCATGGTCAAAGAAGAAGTTCATGTCTTAAAGGAAATCCTTGATGACACCACCCATAAGATGGTGGGGGACCAAGTCTTTGAAATGATCCAAGGTTTGGTTGACCTCTCCATGAAAGAAGACTACAAGCAACTGGAAAGTGTCGTCGCCCAGCTCAGTAACGATGAAATGGTGGTTGTTTCCCGCTATTTTTCGATTTTGCCGCTACTAATTAATATTTCTGAAGATGTCGATTTCGCCTATGAAATCAACTATCAAAACAATACCGACCAAGACTACCTGGGTAAACTCGCCTTAACCATTGACCGGGTCAGCCAAAGTGACCAGGCCAAGGAAATTCTCGAACACGTCAATGTGGTTCCCGTCCTAACGGCCCATCCGACCCAAGTCCAACGTAAGACCATACTGGAATTGACCAATCAAATCCACCACCTCTTGCGTAAGTACCATGACGTCAAAGCTGGCGTAGTTAACCGCGACAAATGGTATACCGACTTGCGCCGCTATGTTGAAATTATTATGCAGACGGACATTATCCGGGAAAAGAAACTCACCGTCCGTAATGAAATCACCAATGTGACCGCCTACTATAACAATTCCTTAATCCGGGCCATCACCAAGTTGAGCCGGCAATACCGCCACTTAGCGGCTCAAAAGGGGATCGAGCTCGACCAAGCCAAACCCATCACCATGGGTATGTGGATTGGGGGCGACCGCGACGGCAACCCTTACGTTACCGCCGAAACCTTGCTTCTGTCTGCCACCACCCAAAGCGAAGTCATCCTCAATTACTACATTGACAAGGTCCATAAACTCTACCGCAACTTCTCCCTGTCCACTACCCTAGTAGACATTAGCCCCGCCATGGAAGCTTTGGCAGCCAAGTCTAATGACAAGTCCATTTACCGGGAGAATGAGCCTTACCGCCGGGCTTTCCACTATATCAAGGCTAAACTCGAACAGAACTTAGTCGAAGTCAAAAACGGCCTAAAAAGAGATGACCAGGCCCCAACCCCAAGCTACCAAAATGCGGAAGCCTTTAAAGCTGACCTCTTAGTGATTAAGGAGTCACTACTAGCCCATGGCGAAGACGCTCTTTTAACCGGGGACTTCAATGAGTTAGTAGAAGCCATCGATATTTTTGGCTTTTACCTAGCCACTATCGATATGCGTCAAGATTCCAGTGTCAATGAAGCCTGCGTGGCGGAATTATTGAAGTCAGCTAAGATCGTCGACGACTATTCCTCGCTCTCGGAACCAGAAAAAGTTAAAGTCCTCCTCAAAGAATTACTGGAAGACCCCAGACCTCTATCTTCGGCCCATAGCGAAAAATCTGAGCTCTTGGAAAAAGAACTGAAAATCTTTAAGACCGCCCGTTTCTTAAAAGACCAACTGGGCGACCAAGTGATCAAGCAACATATTATCTCCCACACCGAGAGTGTCTCGGATATGTTCGAACTGGCCATTATGCTTAAGGAAGTAGGCCTGGTTGATCCTAAACAAGCTCGGGTCCAAATCGTTCCCCTCTTTGAAACCATCGAAGACTTGGAAAACGCCCAAGGAATTATGGAAGAATTTCTCAGCTATGACCTGGTTCAAAACTGGATCAAAGCCAACCATGGCTACCAAGAAGTCATGCTGGGTTACTCTGACAGTAACAAGGACGGTGGTTACCTATCCTCCGTTTGGACCCTTTACAAGGTTCAACAAGAACTGACCCAACTCGGTGAAGACCACGGGATTAAGATCACCTTTATCCATGGTCGGGGCGGTACCGTGGGTCGTGGGGGTGGCCCTTCCTATGAAGCGGTCACTTCCCAACCTTTCGGCTCCATCAAGGACCGGATCCGTTTGACCGAACAAGGAGAAATTATTGAGAATAAATACGGTAACCAAGATGTGGCCTACTACAACCTGGAAATGTTAGTGTCGGCCGCCATTAGTCGGATCGTGCCGGGCTCCGTTGATAAGAAGGCTGACGTGGAAGACTTCTACCAAGACATGGATGACATTGTCCACTATTCCAACGGGGTTTACCGCCACTTAGTCTTTGATACGCCGGAATTCTATGACTATTTCTTTGAAGCCACACCAATTAAGGAAGTATCCAGCTTAAATATCGGGTCCCGTCCGGCTGCTCGTAAGACCATCACGGAAATCTCTGGTCTTCGGGCGATCCCCTGGGTCTTCTCCTGGTCCCAAACCCGGATCATGTTCCCAGGCTGGTATGGAGTTGGTTCCGCCTTCAAACACTTTATCGACCAAGATGCAGGCAACCTGGAAAAACTCCAAGCTATGTACCAAAGCTGGCCCTTCTTCCATTCCTTACTGTCCAATGTGGACATGGTTTTATCCAAGTCCAACATGAATATCGCCGAGCAATACGCTCAATTGGCAGAAAGCGAAGAAGTCCGCGCCGTCTTTACCACCATTCGCGATGAATGGCAATTAACCAAAGATATTCTCTTAGCCATTGAAAACCATAACGAATTCCTGGCTACCAACCCCTCCTTACGGGCCAGCCTGGACTATCGTCTCCCTTACTTCAATGTCCTAAACTACATTCAAA